In Macrobrachium nipponense isolate FS-2020 chromosome 25, ASM1510439v2, whole genome shotgun sequence, one genomic interval encodes:
- the LOC135199085 gene encoding uncharacterized protein LOC135199085: protein MIEICVGEEEGLVGRTRGYGVSRGEKWWWNGEVQESIKRKSKAFKEWKVRYAQGAEERIREEEREARRRAGMVMGRAAEQLNERLGTREGEKDIYKISNLRKRQR, encoded by the coding sequence atgataGAAATATGTGTTGGAGAAGAAGAGGGATTGGTGGGAAGGACCAGGGGATATggagtgtcgagaggagaaaagtggtggtggaatggcgaggtgcaagaatcaattaaaaggaaatcaaaagcatttaaggaatgGAAAGTAAGGTatgcacagggtgcagaagaAAGGatcagagaagaggaaagagaggcaaGGAGGAGGGCAGGTATGGTTATGGGTAGggcagcagagcagttgaatgaaagactaggaacaagagaaggagaaaaggatatttataagatttcaaacttgaggaaaaggcagagataa